From Vanessa tameamea isolate UH-Manoa-2023 chromosome 26, ilVanTame1 primary haplotype, whole genome shotgun sequence, one genomic window encodes:
- the LOC113393983 gene encoding uncharacterized protein LOC113393983 isoform X5: MIDWTECCGNVAHHRNIRTSHKPTLMNQNTQIIHLIISSQLSIVASVCSACPECASADGSVRAVAFHDLSVVPEEGEQENKSGAATPCTCDECQKDAKRDEENKKTNKKETILAKETKQSLLNVPTQPNTTNNSSDRTVDVLVHDAPNMPRFFQSVTSTPFHVTGPPPPGFVIAPYQPPRFHTGGNVEDLLGDVQSATTIQTTYIQQNSIFMCNTRNIVQNKCCCQNRDSNAKTEVCQEQTPKCYVTEKNIELTYDYPRTTPIPSSPSQKSGDEIKSTTTEVASTVVFVEKKMPVKPKKFDFFFRSRSAPVGENEEPIYATVNKLPKKLRRMELANLEKEVAYKTSEIESSTRTEITLKTDSESQVPPPDDDTSRSEREKSTIPQRQESPKAKKRKRFSLTFKKRERKRREKKAEVKNGVKNGVPVQVESDNERLIEEQDPKHKHCTRHRPMPRSAMSSSNYSPRYKRDSYQEMTTSHSEHERTNSMCSSVNSLGSACTHKSRKLSVAPQDGSIPWCGCWGAGCV; the protein is encoded by the exons CGCGTCAGTGTGCAGCGCGTGTCCGGAGTGCGCAAGCGCAGACGGTTCTGTTCGAGCTGTTGCCTTTCATGATCTGAGCGTCGTACCAGAGGAGGGGGAGCAAGAAAACAag aGTGGTGCCGCAACGCCATGCACTTGCGATGAGTGCCAAAAAGATGCTAAACGAGATGaagagaataaaaaaacaaataagaaagAAACAATTTTAGCTAAAGAAACAAAGCAATCCCTACTCAATGTGCCAACGCAACCAAATACGACAAACAATAGCTCTGATCGAACTGTCGACGTACTTGTACACGATGCTCCGAATATGCCAAGATTTTTCCAGTCTGTGACATCAACGCCTTTTCACGTGACTGGACCACCTCCTCCGGGATTTGTAATAGCTCCCTACCAACCTCCTCGTTTCCATACAGGCGGCAATGTAGAAGATTTATTGGGAGATGTCCAATCTGCTACTACAATACAAACTACATACATTCAACAAAACTCCATATTCATGTGCAACACGCGTAACATTGTTCAAAATAAATGCTGTTGTCAGAATCGCGATTCGAACGCAAAGACTGAAGTTTGTCAAGAACAAACGCCAAAATGTTACGTTACAGAAAAGAATATTGAATTAACCTATGATTATCCTAGAACGACACCCATTCCAAGTAGTCCTAGCCAAAAATCTGgagatgaaataaaatcaaccaCAACGGAAGTGGCAAGCACAGTTGTTTTCGTCGAAAAGAAGATGCCAGTAAAGCCGAAGAAATTCGATTTCTTTTTTAGATCGCGTTCTGCACCAGTCGGAGAAAATGAAGAACCAATATATGCAACAGTTAATAAACTGCCAAAAAAGTTAAGAAGAATGGAACTGGCAAATCTTGAAAAGGAGGTGGCATATAAAACAAGTGAAATAGAATCATCCACACGGACGGAGATCACTCTGAAAACTGATTCAGAGTCGCAAGTCCCACCTCCAGATGACGACACTAGCCGATCAGAACGAGAAAAGTCTACGATACCACAAAGACAAGAGTCACCAAAGGCTAAAAAACGAAAGCGATTTTCACTAACATTCAAAAAACGAGAAAGAAAAAGACGTGAGAAGAAAGCAGAAGTCAAAAACGGAGTGAAGAATGGTGTACCAGTTCAAGTAGAGAGTGATAATGAAAGGCTGATAGAGGAACAGGATCCCAAGCACAAGCACTGCACAAGGCATCGACCGATGCCGCGTAGCGCCATGTCGTCTTCGAACTATAGCCCGCGTTATAAGCGGGATAGCTATCAG GAGATGACAACATCACATTCAGAGCACGAACGCACTAACAGCATGTGCTCGTCTGTGAACTCACTGGGATCAGCGTGCACACACAAATCGAGGAAACTATCAGTAGCGCCTCAAGACGGCTCCATACCTTGGTGCGGTTGCTGGGGAGCTGGTTGTGTTTAA
- the LOC113393983 gene encoding uncharacterized protein LOC113393983 isoform X6: MIDWTECCGNVAHHRNIRTIHLIISSQLSIVASVCSACPECASADGSVRAVAFHDLSVVPEEGEQENKSGAATPCTCDECQKDAKRDEENKKTNKKETILAKETKQSLLNVPTQPNTTNNSSDRTVDVLVHDAPNMPRFFQSVTSTPFHVTGPPPPGFVIAPYQPPRFHTGGNVEDLLGDVQSATTIQTTYIQQNSIFMCNTRNIVQNKCCCQNRDSNAKTEVCQEQTPKCYVTEKNIELTYDYPRTTPIPSSPSQKSGDEIKSTTTEVASTVVFVEKKMPVKPKKFDFFFRSRSAPVGENEEPIYATVNKLPKKLRRMELANLEKEVAYKTSEIESSTRTEITLKTDSESQVPPPDDDTSRSEREKSTIPQRQESPKAKKRKRFSLTFKKRERKRREKKAEVKNGVKNGVPVQVESDNERLIEEQDPKHKHCTRHRPMPRSAMSSSNYSPRYKRDSYQEMTTSHSEHERTNSMCSSVNSLGSACTHKSRKLSVAPQDGSIPWCGCWGAGCV; encoded by the exons CGCGTCAGTGTGCAGCGCGTGTCCGGAGTGCGCAAGCGCAGACGGTTCTGTTCGAGCTGTTGCCTTTCATGATCTGAGCGTCGTACCAGAGGAGGGGGAGCAAGAAAACAag aGTGGTGCCGCAACGCCATGCACTTGCGATGAGTGCCAAAAAGATGCTAAACGAGATGaagagaataaaaaaacaaataagaaagAAACAATTTTAGCTAAAGAAACAAAGCAATCCCTACTCAATGTGCCAACGCAACCAAATACGACAAACAATAGCTCTGATCGAACTGTCGACGTACTTGTACACGATGCTCCGAATATGCCAAGATTTTTCCAGTCTGTGACATCAACGCCTTTTCACGTGACTGGACCACCTCCTCCGGGATTTGTAATAGCTCCCTACCAACCTCCTCGTTTCCATACAGGCGGCAATGTAGAAGATTTATTGGGAGATGTCCAATCTGCTACTACAATACAAACTACATACATTCAACAAAACTCCATATTCATGTGCAACACGCGTAACATTGTTCAAAATAAATGCTGTTGTCAGAATCGCGATTCGAACGCAAAGACTGAAGTTTGTCAAGAACAAACGCCAAAATGTTACGTTACAGAAAAGAATATTGAATTAACCTATGATTATCCTAGAACGACACCCATTCCAAGTAGTCCTAGCCAAAAATCTGgagatgaaataaaatcaaccaCAACGGAAGTGGCAAGCACAGTTGTTTTCGTCGAAAAGAAGATGCCAGTAAAGCCGAAGAAATTCGATTTCTTTTTTAGATCGCGTTCTGCACCAGTCGGAGAAAATGAAGAACCAATATATGCAACAGTTAATAAACTGCCAAAAAAGTTAAGAAGAATGGAACTGGCAAATCTTGAAAAGGAGGTGGCATATAAAACAAGTGAAATAGAATCATCCACACGGACGGAGATCACTCTGAAAACTGATTCAGAGTCGCAAGTCCCACCTCCAGATGACGACACTAGCCGATCAGAACGAGAAAAGTCTACGATACCACAAAGACAAGAGTCACCAAAGGCTAAAAAACGAAAGCGATTTTCACTAACATTCAAAAAACGAGAAAGAAAAAGACGTGAGAAGAAAGCAGAAGTCAAAAACGGAGTGAAGAATGGTGTACCAGTTCAAGTAGAGAGTGATAATGAAAGGCTGATAGAGGAACAGGATCCCAAGCACAAGCACTGCACAAGGCATCGACCGATGCCGCGTAGCGCCATGTCGTCTTCGAACTATAGCCCGCGTTATAAGCGGGATAGCTATCAG GAGATGACAACATCACATTCAGAGCACGAACGCACTAACAGCATGTGCTCGTCTGTGAACTCACTGGGATCAGCGTGCACACACAAATCGAGGAAACTATCAGTAGCGCCTCAAGACGGCTCCATACCTTGGTGCGGTTGCTGGGGAGCTGGTTGTGTTTAA
- the LOC113393983 gene encoding uncharacterized protein LOC113393983 isoform X7 produces MIDWTECCGNVAHHRNIRTASVCSACPECASADGSVRAVAFHDLSVVPEEGEQENKSGAATPCTCDECQKDAKRDEENKKTNKKETILAKETKQSLLNVPTQPNTTNNSSDRTVDVLVHDAPNMPRFFQSVTSTPFHVTGPPPPGFVIAPYQPPRFHTGGNVEDLLGDVQSATTIQTTYIQQNSIFMCNTRNIVQNKCCCQNRDSNAKTEVCQEQTPKCYVTEKNIELTYDYPRTTPIPSSPSQKSGDEIKSTTTEVASTVVFVEKKMPVKPKKFDFFFRSRSAPVGENEEPIYATVNKLPKKLRRMELANLEKEVAYKTSEIESSTRTEITLKTDSESQVPPPDDDTSRSEREKSTIPQRQESPKAKKRKRFSLTFKKRERKRREKKAEVKNGVKNGVPVQVESDNERLIEEQDPKHKHCTRHRPMPRSAMSSSNYSPRYKRDSYQEMTTSHSEHERTNSMCSSVNSLGSACTHKSRKLSVAPQDGSIPWCGCWGAGCV; encoded by the exons CGCGTCAGTGTGCAGCGCGTGTCCGGAGTGCGCAAGCGCAGACGGTTCTGTTCGAGCTGTTGCCTTTCATGATCTGAGCGTCGTACCAGAGGAGGGGGAGCAAGAAAACAag aGTGGTGCCGCAACGCCATGCACTTGCGATGAGTGCCAAAAAGATGCTAAACGAGATGaagagaataaaaaaacaaataagaaagAAACAATTTTAGCTAAAGAAACAAAGCAATCCCTACTCAATGTGCCAACGCAACCAAATACGACAAACAATAGCTCTGATCGAACTGTCGACGTACTTGTACACGATGCTCCGAATATGCCAAGATTTTTCCAGTCTGTGACATCAACGCCTTTTCACGTGACTGGACCACCTCCTCCGGGATTTGTAATAGCTCCCTACCAACCTCCTCGTTTCCATACAGGCGGCAATGTAGAAGATTTATTGGGAGATGTCCAATCTGCTACTACAATACAAACTACATACATTCAACAAAACTCCATATTCATGTGCAACACGCGTAACATTGTTCAAAATAAATGCTGTTGTCAGAATCGCGATTCGAACGCAAAGACTGAAGTTTGTCAAGAACAAACGCCAAAATGTTACGTTACAGAAAAGAATATTGAATTAACCTATGATTATCCTAGAACGACACCCATTCCAAGTAGTCCTAGCCAAAAATCTGgagatgaaataaaatcaaccaCAACGGAAGTGGCAAGCACAGTTGTTTTCGTCGAAAAGAAGATGCCAGTAAAGCCGAAGAAATTCGATTTCTTTTTTAGATCGCGTTCTGCACCAGTCGGAGAAAATGAAGAACCAATATATGCAACAGTTAATAAACTGCCAAAAAAGTTAAGAAGAATGGAACTGGCAAATCTTGAAAAGGAGGTGGCATATAAAACAAGTGAAATAGAATCATCCACACGGACGGAGATCACTCTGAAAACTGATTCAGAGTCGCAAGTCCCACCTCCAGATGACGACACTAGCCGATCAGAACGAGAAAAGTCTACGATACCACAAAGACAAGAGTCACCAAAGGCTAAAAAACGAAAGCGATTTTCACTAACATTCAAAAAACGAGAAAGAAAAAGACGTGAGAAGAAAGCAGAAGTCAAAAACGGAGTGAAGAATGGTGTACCAGTTCAAGTAGAGAGTGATAATGAAAGGCTGATAGAGGAACAGGATCCCAAGCACAAGCACTGCACAAGGCATCGACCGATGCCGCGTAGCGCCATGTCGTCTTCGAACTATAGCCCGCGTTATAAGCGGGATAGCTATCAG GAGATGACAACATCACATTCAGAGCACGAACGCACTAACAGCATGTGCTCGTCTGTGAACTCACTGGGATCAGCGTGCACACACAAATCGAGGAAACTATCAGTAGCGCCTCAAGACGGCTCCATACCTTGGTGCGGTTGCTGGGGAGCTGGTTGTGTTTAA